The Arachis ipaensis cultivar K30076 chromosome B07, Araip1.1, whole genome shotgun sequence genome includes a window with the following:
- the LOC107610165 gene encoding uncharacterized protein LOC107610165 yields MKVKRKGYFYHLSDSMFVKSAFYGFKSWFLSVDVSPLSNRGQNDCSSDSPNQLVLLGNSDNALTGLINDEKEEDDFVNASDKAVKDDNVVCEDEISKSVSSAKEKQMSTRKEDDTVEYDASVFRPGNDTVQREIEVMADPSLNATKEVIIESEVLKEHQHNEFNDNNTTIGIGTESMKEATEPLRATNKKKKSKRSLIHDADIMEKKGKKRSSNSHETRLTSFRKDAEAYPSNIRGGVEDDIYEDGIVSKDNSMSKPTLEKMEIGTDASLEGIPSKVKKSEKHNRSDVETKLQPSGVKEPKEPKQLNEDNLNIVLDQCNESEVGLTDRAEGRREVLQDDPKPMQLEECTPSEQNNNTEANIKESNVTPKAVYMNEMGEPVKSEKKKRRKRKDMDLDERTTTKEECTPSEQNNTDANVGELNVTSKVAVSKVVVVGLSAVEKSEKRKRKTRKR; encoded by the exons ATGAAG GTAAAGCGCAAAGGGTACTTTTATCACCTATCTGATTCCATGTTTGTAAAAAGTGCCTTCTATGGTTTCAAGAGCTGGTTTCTTAGTGTGGATGTTTCTCCATTGAGCAATCGTGGTCAAAATGATTGTTCTTCTGATTCTCCTAACCAGCTGGTACTTCTTGGCAATTCAGATAATGCCTTGACTGGTTTGATCAATgatgagaaagaagaagatgatttTGTGAATGCATCTGATAAAGCTGTTAAGGATGATAACGTCGTTTGCGAAGATGAAATATCAAAATCTGTGTCTAGTGCAAAGGAAAAACAGATGAGTACAAGGAAAGAAGATGATACTGTGGAATATGATGCTTCTGTTTTTAGGCCAGGTAATGATACTGTTCAAAGGGAGATTGAGGTTATGGCAGACCCTTCATTAAATGCAACTAAAGAAGTAATCATTGAAAGTGAAGTTCTAAAGGAGCATCAGCACAATGAATTCAATGATAATAACACGACAATTGGCATTGGTACTGAGTCAATGAAAGAGGCTACTGAACCTTTACGTGCTacaaataagaagaagaaaagtaaGAGATCTTTGATTCATGATGCTGATATTATGgagaagaaagggaagaagagATCGTCAAATTCTCATGAGACACGTTTGACTTCATTCAGGAAAGATGCAGAAGCATATCCTTCCAACATTCGAGGGGGTGTTGAAGATGATATTTATGAAGATGGTATAGTCTCTAAAG ATAACAGCATGAGCAAACCTACGCTTGAAAAAATGGAGATTGGAACTGATGCATCCTTAGAAGGCATTCCATCTAAAGTAAAGAAGTCAGAAAAACACAACCGTTCGGATGTTGAAACAAAATTACAACCTTCGGGTGTAAAGGAGCCAAAGGAACCCAAGCAGTTGAATGAAGATAATTTGAATATTGTTCTTGACCAGTGCAATGAAAGTGAGGTTGGTCTGACTGATAGAGCTGAAGGAAGAAGAGAAGTATTACAAGATGATCCTAAGCCAATGCAGTTGGAAGAATGCACACCATCTGAACAGAATAATAACACTGAAGCAAATATCAAGGAATCAAATGTGACTCCGAAAGCTGTTTATATGAATGAGATGGGTGAACCTGTAAAATctgagaaaaagaagagaaggaagagAAAAGATATGGATTTGGACgaaagaacaactacaaaagaaGAGTGCACACCATCTGAACAGAATAATACAGATGCAAATGTCGGTGAATTAAATGTGACTTCAAAAGTTGCTGTTTCAAAAGTTGTTGTGGTTGGACTCAGTGCAGTAGAAAAATCagagaagaggaaaagaaagacaagaaaaagaTAA